The Bicyclus anynana chromosome 3, ilBicAnyn1.1, whole genome shotgun sequence genome has a window encoding:
- the LOC128199875 gene encoding uncharacterized protein LOC128199875: MHSFRALFDTGSQSNFITQTAVDRLNLKWSHTNASVSGLGETATSILGDVTCKIGTHNKTAFVLDLHVLPKICGDQPIASLNTSGWSHVKSLNLADPGFDIPGPIDLLFAADVFAESLLNQRIKGGPNQPTALNSIFGWLLLGKTRLASTTMLHSSLKTDAKLNSLVQRFWEIENLPKAVLMTPDEKLCEQKFMSDHTRDNNGRYIVRLPFKDLEPSFVGSRDIALRRFHSIERRLSKDPDLHKQYAEFMSDYIKSGHMSLVPTDEMEMGKYYIPHHCVLRPESKSTRLRVVFDASAKDYNGRSLNDTQLIGPKLQSNIFEILLRFREHNIVFMADVRQMYRQISIASEHRDYQRIFWKASPNESIKEYRLNTVTYGVASSPFLACRSLQQLAEDEGDSYPIAKQIISSDVYVDDVVTGCDSFESAQQAKTQVIALCNRGGFQLRKWVSNYSELLSDLRSEDCLTDPVSLDEADSTILKVLGLKWDPISDTFLFEIKSMNLTCTKRTILSELARIFDPLGFLSPVTIQAKSFIQKLWILGIEWDQPPPDDIVRLWNAYQTQLSQLSKLRIPRQFKCAKVKSYELHGFADSSEIAYGAVIYLRATDDKDQVQISIVCSKARVAPLKRISLPRLELCAAVLLSDLYTLVRDTYLSRISFDAVYFWSDSTVVLSWLRSASTRWTTFVANRVSHIQDITPIKCWQHVSSVDNPADICSRGQLPNELLNNSLWWAGPQWLSKKRDTWPSSLSTPSPHEGAIINTEARKSVTLFADKTQTNEEKEPLLLEDLINRCSSLQKLINILTYINRFINNSRKPCEANRNNFLNNAERHVALMQLVKYVQGQPLQPPMSDLPSFRVNQIKAFSVVGIDFGGPFRIKLGAHRGAKIDKAYLCLFICLATKAVHLEVVSTLSTDGFIASLRRFIGRRGRCNSIHLDRGTNFIGARNQLSSFMHQASSAEKIEFKFNPPSAPHFGGVWEIQIKAAKSHLHRVVGDQVLTFEELTTLFVQIEAVLNSRPLCPISSDPNDLSVLTPGHFLTLEPLTAVPDSDLSQINIKRLNRWQMLQAFHQNFWCRWKNEYLNSLTQRAKWTKDSKPLKIGSMVIIKDENRTPLHWSLGRVTNLISGADGIARIAILKTATNNHVQRPLVKLCPLPIED; encoded by the exons ATGCATTCTTTTCGTGCTTTATTTGACACAGGTAGCCAAAGCAATTTCATCACCCAAACAGCAGTAGATcgcttaaatttaaaatggtcTCATACCAATGCCAGCGTTAGTGGACTTGGAGAAACAGCAACTTCCATATTAGGGGACGTTACTTGTAAGATTGGAACTCATAACAAAACAGCGTTTGTGCTAGATTTACACGTATTACCAAAAATATGCGGTGATCAACCTATTGCGAGCTTGAATACATCTGGATGGTCTCATGTTAAATCATTAAACTTAGCTGATCCTGGTTTCGACATTCCGGGTCCTATTGATCTTTTATTTGCCGCTGACGTATTCGCTGAGTCCTTACTCAATCAACGTATTAAAGGAGGTCCAAATCAACCCACAGCTCTGAATTCTATTTTTGGTTGGCTGCTGTTGGGAAAAACAAGGTTGGCATCTACCACAATGCTACATTCTTCCTTAAAAACAGATGCGAAACTAAATTCACTCGTACAGCGTTTTTGGGAAATAGAAAATTTGCCCAAAGCAGTGCTTATGACTCCAGATGAAAAATTGTGTGAACAAAAGTTTATGTCAGATCACACGCGTGATAACAATGGGCGATACATAGTTCGTCTGCCCTTTAAGGATTTGGAACCCTCTTTTGTTGGCTCGCGAGACATTGCACTTCGAAGATTTCACTCAATAGAACGTAGACTTTCAAAAGATCCTGATTTACACAAGCAATATGCCGAGTTCATGTCAGATTACATCAAAAGCGGACATATGTCACTAGTTCCCACAGACGAAATGGAAATGGGAAAATACTATATCCCTCATCACTGTGTTTTACGCCCGGAATCTAAAAGTACACGCCTGCGCGTAGTTTTTGACGCATCGGCCAAGGATTATAATGGGCGTTCGTTAAATGACACACAACTCATTGGTCCAAAACTGCAGTCCAATATATTCGAAATACTTTTGCGCTTTCGTGAACACAATATAGTATTCATGGCTGACGTCCGTCAAATGTACCGACAAATTTCAATTGCTTCGGAGCATCGCGACTATCAACGTATCTTTTGGAAAGCTTCACCAAACGAATCGATTAAGGAATATCGCTTAAACACAGTTACGTATGGTGTCGCTTCATCTCCTTTTCTTGCTTGTCGTTCTTTGCAACAGCTTGCTGAAGATGAAGGAGATTCCTATCCAATTGCGAAACAGATCATTTCATCCGATGTTTATGTCGACGATGTTGTAACCGGATGTGATTCGTTTGAAAGCGCACAACAAGCAAAGACACAGGTCATCGCTCTCTGTAATAGAGGAGGTTTCCAGCTCAGAAAATGGGTTAGCAATTATTCTGAACTGTTGTCCGACCTTCGATCGGAAGATTGTTTGACGGATCCCGTGTCACTTGATGAGGCAGATTCAACAATCTTGAAAGTACTTGGATTAAAATGGGATCCAATATCTGATACATttctttttgaaataaaatctatGAATTTAACTTGCACAAAACGAACAATTTTGAGCGAATTAGCAAGAATCTTCGACCCTCTCGGTTTTTTGTCACCGGTAACAATTCAGGCCAAATCGTTCATCCAAAAACTGTGGATACTCGGTATTGAATGGGACCAACCACCACCTGATGATATAGTTCGTCTTTGGAACGCATATCAAACTCAACTATCGCAATTGTCTAAACTTCGAATTCCACGGCAGTTTAAATGTGCAAAAGTTAAATCATATGAACTACATGGGTTTGCAGATAGCTCCGAAATAGCATATGGTGCTGTAATCTATTTGCGGGCCACGGACGACAAAGATCAAGTTCAGATATCCATAGTTTGCTCAAAAGCTAGAGTAGCGCCTCTAAAGCGCATCTCATTACCTCGATTAGAACTATGTGCTGCAGTACTTTTATCAGACTTATACACACTGGTTCGTGATACATATCTGTCTCGCATTTCATTTGATGCAGTTTATTTTTGGTCAGACTCAACCGTCGTCCTTTCATGGTTACGTTCTGCTTCCACTCGATGGACGACATTTGTTGCAAATCGCGTTAGCCACATACAGGACATCACACCTATAAAATGTTGGCAGCACGTCTCGTCAGTCGACAATCCTGCAGATATTTGTTCCCGTGGACAACTTCCGAATGAACTATTAAATAATTCGTTATGGTGGGCGGGGCCACAATGGTTATCAAAGAAACGTGACACTTGGCCCTCAAGCTTAAGTACACCATCTCCTCATGAAGGAGCCATAATTAACACGGAGGCGCGAAAGTCGGTCACCTTATTTGCTGATAAAACACAAACCAATGAAGAAAAAGAACCTCTGTTATTAGAAGATTTAATCAATCGTTGCTCATCGttacaaaaacttattaacatTTTGACTTATATCAATCGTTTCATTAACAATTCCCGAAAACCATGTGAAGCTAATcgtaataattttcttaataacgCTGAACGACATGTTGCATTGATGCAACTTGTTAAGTATGTTCAAGGTCAA CCATTACAACCGCCCATGAGCGATTTACCATCTTTTCGAGTAAACCAAATTAAGGCGTTCTCCGTTGTAGGCATTGATTTCGGAGGACCATTTCGCATCAAACTTGGTGCACATCGTGGTGCCAAAATCGACAAGGCATATTTATGCTTATTCATATGTTTAGCAACTAAGGCCGTCCATCTCGAGGTCGTGTCAACTTTATCAACGGATGGATTTATCGCAAGTTTACGTCGGTTCATAGGGCGCAGGGGAAGGTGTAATTCCATTCACCTAGACCGCGGTACTAATTTCATTGGTGCTCGAAACCAATTATCATCCTTTATGCATCAGGCTTCAAGTGCTGAAAAAATCGAGTTCAAATTTAATCCACCTTCAGCTCCTCACTTTGGAGGAGTATGGGAGATACAAATTAAGGCTGCCAAATCTCATTTACATCGCGTAGTCGGAGATCAGGTTTTAACATTTGAGGAACTCACAACTCTCTTCGTCCAAATAGAAGCCGTATTAAATTCAAGACCTTTATGTCCGATCAGTTCTGATCCTAATGATCTTTCGGTCTTAACCCCTGGCCATTTCCTAACACTCGAGCCTCTCACAGCCGTGCCAGACAGTGATCTCTCGCAAATCAACATCAAACGGCTTAATCGTTGGCAAATGTTACAGGCTTTCCATCAAAACTTTTGGTGTAGATGGAAAAATGAATATCTAAATTCGCTTACACAACGCGCTAAATGGACTAAGGACTCCAAGCCACTGAAAATAGGATCGATGGTCATCATCAAAGATGAAAATCGTACTCCATTGCATTGGTCTCTCGGTCGGGTTACCAATCTAATTTCTGGTGCGGATGGAATTGCTCgaattgcaattctaaaaacaGCAACAAACAATCATGTACAAAGACCTCTAGTAAAGTTATGTCCTCTACCAATAGAAGACTAA